TATACCTATATTTCGGAAGTTTTATGTATCAACAAAAACAAACCCGAACTTCACTGTAACGGAAAATGTTACCTCGGGAAAGAACTCGCAAAAGCCAATGACAGCGATTCTTCACCAGTAAACAAAGCAAAAAATTCAGGTCAGAAATTACTCGATATCTACCTTTTGCCTGCCATTGCCAATATCACGGCAACCGAAAAGCCGGACTTTACAAAAGTCACTTTTATTTACCATTCGGCGTATTCTTTTCTTTTTCTGAAACACATTTTCAGACCTCCTGTTTTTTAGAATAATATCACAATCTTTTTGGGCGATCCCCTTTCCCTGGCTTTTCCAGCCGCTCGGGGTCGGGCTGTCCGCTCTTATCTTTTTTTAGATTCTTCCTTGCGTCAGAATCCAAAAAAAGGATAACCGCTTCCATCCCTATCGCGATGGAGGTCAAATCAACCTATTGTAACGTGAATTCACAGAGAAGTCAGTTTTTTAATGGTAAAGAAAGAGAAAATATCAACTCTTGCCCCATGAAAACGACTTCGGAAAATGAAGCGTTAAGAAAATTAAAAATACATCCGTTAAAAAATTCCCACTGTCCGAAGCGCGAGATCTATTCGGTTACGAAGACAGACTATTGAATTCGCGCAAGTTTTGGGGATTTTAGGATTGATTTTTAATTTTTAGCATTCAGTTTCCAAGTCTTGACTTTTTGTTTCTTTTGTGTTAAGACAAAAGAAAAAATAGCTTTTAAATCAAGTCGATGCTGCTGAATTCACAATATTTTACTTCTAAAAAATAAATTAAAAAATGTACAGATTTTTATCATTACTCTCAGCAGTATTTATTTTATTCACTTTTACGTCATGCCGAAATAACGACGAAGACGAATCCCAAGATGCAACTCCCGGAAAACTACAGATCAAATTTGAAAACGGCTTCAATAATCTCGGGGATATTGTGCTGAATCAAACCACTCAGACTTCTTCACAAGGACAAAAACATAACTTTTCTGCTTTAAAGTATATCATTAGCAACATTAGTCTCATTGATGAAGCCGGAAATGAATTCAAATACAACGAAAATAATCCCGATAAAGGTGCTTTTATCATCGATCAGGCCGATGCAGTGGCGGGAATCGTCTACATTAATCTCGATGCAGTTCCCAAAAGAAATTACAAAAAAGTAAAATTCGGGTTGGGACTCAGCCAGAATGCCTACTTGTTGGGGCAGGACGGGCAGGCGGAATTCTGGACTAAAGCCAAAGAGAAAGGAATGACCTGGTCTTGGGCGGCGGGCTATGTTTTCGTAAAGCTCGAAGGAAAATACGGAACCGCTTCTCCGCAGACAGAATTTATGAATCACACCGGAAATATGGGAAATGTAACCGCCAACAATACGCCCGATCTTTACCGCGAAATTACTTTGGATTTACCAACGACTGCAAGAGTAAGCACACAGATTACGCCTTCCATCCATATTCTTGCAGATCTGAATCAGTTTTTAAGCGGCGAAAATACATTGAGTCTTAATTCGGTAAATGACATGATGATGGGTTCCAGCCAGCATCTGGTGAATGTAACGAATAACCTGACCAAAATGTTTAAAGTAGATCACGTTCACAATGATTAAATTATGTAAAATCGGGATCTTCATCTTATCTTTTCTGAGTTTAGCTGCCTGTACGGATGAGGTAATTGAACCCATGGAGAAAGACGAGCCTTATACTTTGGAATATCCTTCTTATTTTTCGAAAATGACATTTGATCTTTCAGGAAATCCTCTGACGAAAAATGGAGTGGAGTTGGGGCGAAAATTATTCTATGAAGGTAGGCTTTCACGAAATAATACGATTTCCTGCGGCTTCTGTCATATTCAGGAAAATGCTTTCACCCATCATGGCCACACGGTCAGTCATGGGGTAGACGACAGAATCGGTATCCGAAATGCACCGCCCATCCAGAATA
The sequence above is a segment of the Chryseobacterium sp. MYb264 genome. Coding sequences within it:
- a CDS encoding MbnP family protein yields the protein MYRFLSLLSAVFILFTFTSCRNNDEDESQDATPGKLQIKFENGFNNLGDIVLNQTTQTSSQGQKHNFSALKYIISNISLIDEAGNEFKYNENNPDKGAFIIDQADAVAGIVYINLDAVPKRNYKKVKFGLGLSQNAYLLGQDGQAEFWTKAKEKGMTWSWAAGYVFVKLEGKYGTASPQTEFMNHTGNMGNVTANNTPDLYREITLDLPTTARVSTQITPSIHILADLNQFLSGENTLSLNSVNDMMMGSSQHLVNVTNNLTKMFKVDHVHND